From one Brachypodium distachyon strain Bd21 chromosome 4, Brachypodium_distachyon_v3.0, whole genome shotgun sequence genomic stretch:
- the LOC112268626 gene encoding protein FAR1-RELATED SEQUENCE 5-like — MAFDNMEEVEEFYKAYAHNVGFSVRIGQKRTVDNVVVWRRFLCGKSGFRRNNEEEPKKELNGEKKGDEKKRTHARKITRCGCEAMITVKRMKDGKYAVSYFHEEHTHEFVTPRKQHLIKSNRQVSDKAKDTLFTCHAASIGTAGAFRLLRVGEGGFEFVGCTKRDLQNYHRDMRSTFKDSDAQMFIDNLRKRQEINPGFFFEYVLDDKNWLTHVFWADACCRKNYALFGEMVSFDSTYSTNQYSMIFCPFTGINHHMASVFYGAALIVNETIESYKWVFQTFLKAMDGAAPRLIVTDEDQSMKIAIEDVMHNTVHRLCMWHIMRKLPEKVGPPLREDEHFYSTINSCVWGSENPTEFEAKWSSMISEFGLEDNTWFSRRYELHESWIPAYFRGVFLGEILRTTSRSESANSFFNHFIGYKHALVEFWIRIGTALEEQRQNELKAGHECLNSMPPLITSWEIEKHASLFFTHAFFSSFQKETYMKLKQVPGTGKQLGIRRIKATLRPPGLSRGGSASREVAVEEFLVAEVAVEEVVAAEVAVEEVAVARAISFVEVAVARLETREHRALPGRGLVEAAGPGRADDAVEDGRPALAIAGDAAQQWGILR; from the exons ATGGCTTTTGACAATATGGAAGAAGTCGAGGAGTTCTACAAGGCATATGCACACAATGTAGGATTTTCAGTTCGAATTGGACAGAAGAGGACTGTAGATAACGTTGTAGTCTGGAGGCGTTTTCTTTGTGGCAAATCAGGTTTTCGAAGAAATAATGAGGAGGAACCCAAGAAGGAGTTGAATGGAGAGAAGAAAGGTGacgagaagaaaagaacacatgcaAGAAAGATCACAAGATGTGGTTGCGAGGCCATGATAACCGTGAAGCGTATGAAAGATGGCAAATACGCGGtatcatattttcatgaagAACACACCCATGAATTTGTCACACCTAGGAAGCAACATTTAATCAAGTCTAACCGACAAGTCAGTGATAAGGCCAAGGACACACTATTCACATGCCACGCAGCTAGCATTGGAACAGCTGGGGCCTTTAGATTGCTTCGTGTTGGTGAGGGCGGTTTTGAGTTCGTGGGGTGCACAAAGAGAGACCTGCAGAATTATCATCGTGACATGAGAAGTACTTTCAAGGATTCAGATGCTCAAATGTTCATTGACAACCTCAGGAAGAGGCAGGAAATCAACCCAGGATTCTTCTTTGAGTATGTTTTGGATGATAAAAACTGGTTGACACATGTGTTTTGGGCTGATGCTTGTTGCAGAAAGAATTATGCTTTATTTGGAGAGATGGTGTCTTTCGACTCTACATATAGTACCAACCAATACAGCATGATTTTTTGCCCATTCACAGGAATAAACCATCACATGGCATCTGTTTTTTATGGTGCCGCCTTGATTGTTAATGAGACGATAGAGTCGTATAAATGGGTGTTTCAGACATTCTTAAAAGCAATGGATGGTGCAGCACCTAGACTCATCGTAACTGATGAAGACCAAAGCATGAAGATTGCAATTGAAGATGTTATGCATAACACTGTCCATAGGTTATGCATGTGGCACATAATGAGAAAGCTTCCGGAAAAGGTTGGTCCTCCGCTGAGAGAGGATGAACATTTCTATAGTACCATTAACTCATGTGTATGGGGCTCTGAAAACCCGACCGAATTTGAGGCAAAATGGTCTTCCATGATTTCTGAATTTGGTCTAGAGGACAACACATGGTTTTCTAGGAGATATGAACTTCATGAATCTTGGATACCGGCCTACTTCAGAGGTGTATTCTTGGGTGAGATTCTAAGAACCACTTCAAGGTCAGAGAGTGCTAACTCATTTTTCAACCATTTTATTGGTTACAAACATGCTTTGGTCGAGTTTTGGATTAGGATTGGTACAGCTCTAGAAGAACAACGCCAGAATGAACTCAAGGCTGGCCATGAATGCCTCAATTCTATGCCTCCACTGATTACATCCTGGGAGATCGAGAAGCATGCTAGCCTGTTCTTCACTCATGCATTTTTCTCATCTTTTCAAAAGGAG ACTTACATGAAACTGAAACAAGTACCAG GTACAGGAAAACAACTGGGTATCCGTCGCATCAAGGCAACACTGCGGCCGCCGGGTCTGTCGCGTGGGGGCAGCGCGAGCCGCGaggtcgccgtggaggagTTCCTCGTTGCAGAGGTTGCCGTGGAGGAGGTCGTCGCTGCTGaggtcgccgtggaggaggtcgccgTCGCACGGGCCATCTCCTTCGTGGAAGTCGCCGTTGCCCGGCTGGAGACCAGAGAACACCGCGCGCTGCCTGGTCGAGGGCTGGTCGAGGCGGCCGGTCCAGGGAGGGCGGACGATGCTGTCGAGGACGGGCGGCCGGCGTTGGCGATTGCAGGCGACGCTGCACAACAATGGGGAATTTTGAGATGA
- the LOC100836792 gene encoding cytochrome P450 711A1 — protein MGMLPMLLGEYAVTVVAMAVGFLVATYLYEPYWKMRHVPGPVPLPLIGNLHLLAWHGPDVFSVLARKHGPVFRFHMGRQALIMVADAELCRQVGIRKFKSFRNRSLPSPIAKSPILEKGLFVTRDSRWSAMRNTVASIYQPSHLASLVPTMHSYIQRAARNIGGVGGGQDVDFSTLAVSLFTDVMGQAAFGLDFGLTAADKNPGGDSSSNKQAQEFVKMHAHVTTSLKMDMTGSLSSIVGQLVPSLHRPFQEVLRRVPGTADRETDRVNRELRRQMDAIVADAARERDLHYSRQQQKKNDFLSVVLGGAAEKLLTPDYIGALAYEHILAGSASPAFTLSTVVYLVSKHPEVEDRLLKEVDAFFLDHDDRLPTADDLHTNFPYLDQVVKESMRFYMSSPLVARESSDKVDIGGYVLPKGTWVWLAPGVLAKDPINFPDPELFRPERFDPTGDEDKRRHPYAFIPFGIGPRICIGYKFSIQEIKLAIIHLYRQYIFRHSPSMESPLQFQYGVIVNFKHGVKLQVIHRHKE, from the exons ATGGGGATGCTGCCGATGTTGTTGGGGGAGTATGCAGTCACGGTGGTGGCCATGGCTGTGGGTTTTCTGGTGGCGACGTACCTGTACGAGCCCTACTGGAAGATGCGGCACGTGCCGGGAcccgtgccgctgccgctcatCGGCAACCTTCACCTGCTGGCGTGGCATGGTCCGGACGTCTTCTCCGTGCTCGCCAGAAAGCACGGCCCTGTCTTTAG GTTTCACATGGGGAGGCAGGCGCTGATCATGGTGGCGGACGCGGAGCTGTGCAGGCAAGTCGGGATCAGAAAGTTCAAGAGCTTCCGTAACAGGAGCCTGCCTTCCCCTATCGCCAAGTCCCCCATCCTGGAGAAAGGCCTGTTCGTGACCAGGGACTCGAGGTGGTCGGCGATGCGAAACACGGTGGCGTCCATCTACCAGCCGTCGCACCTGGCGAGCCTCGTGCCCACGATGCACTCCTACATCCAGCGCGCGGCGAGGAACatcggcggcgtgggcggggGCCAGGACGTGGACTTCTCCACGCTGGCGGTCAGCCTCTTCACGGACGTCATGGGGCAGGCGGCGTTCGGCCTAGACTTTGGCCTGACCGCCGCCGACAAGAATCCCGGCGGGGACTCCAGCTCGAACAAGCAGGCGCAGGAGTTCGTGAAGATGCACGCGCACGTGACCACGTCTCTCAAGATGGACATGACCGGCTCGCTGTCCAGCATCGTGGGGCAGCTCGTGCCGTCCCTGCACCGGCCGTTCCAGGAGGTGCTCAGAAGGGTGCCCGGCACGGCCGACCGGGAGACCGACCGAGTGAACCGCGAGCTACGCCGCCAGATGGACGCCATCGTCGCCGACGCCGCAAGGGAAAGGGATCTGCACTACTctcggcagcagcagaagaagaacgACTTCCTCTCCGTGGtgctcggcggcgccgcggagaAGCTGCTCACGCCGGACTACATCGGCGCGCTGGCGTACGAGCACATCCTGGCGGGCTCAGCGTCCCCCGCCTTCACCCTATCCACGGTGGTCTACCTCGTCTCAAAGCACCCCGAGGTGGAGGACAGGCTGCTCAAGGAGGTCGacgccttcttcctcgaccACGACGACCGCCTTCCCACGGCCGACGATCTACACACCAACTTTCCCTACCTGGATCAG gtggTGAAGGAGTCCATGAGGTTCTACATGTCATCGCCGTTGGTGGCACGAGAGTCCTCGGACAAGGTGGACATTGGTGGCTATGTGCTTCCCAAG GGCACATGGGTGTGGCTCGCGCCAGGGGTGCTCGCCAAGGACCCTATCAACTTTCCAGATCCGGAGCTGTTCCGTCCCGAGAGGTTCGATCCCACAGGCGACGAGGACAAGCGCCGGCACCCCTACGCATTCATTCCCTTTGGCATTGGCCCTAGGATCTGCATCGGCTACAAGTTCTCCATCCAGGAGATCAAGCTTGCCATCATCCATTTGTACCGCCAATACATCTTCCGCCACTCTCCTTCCATGGAGTCACCTCTCCAGTTCCAGTATGGAGTCATAGTGAACTTCAAGCATGGAGTCAAGCTTCAGGTCATCCACAGGCATAAGGAATAG